The genomic stretch GGAATGTTCCAAGTGCCATCGCTACTGCCACACCTGAAGCAACGGAAAGGCGAAGACCCCACCGACCGATGTGCCCGGCAGAAACCTGATTGGCTTTTATGGCCACAGCAATCAGGGATGGTTCAGCAACTGAGGTTGCGAAGCCAATGGTGGCAGCAAAAATGTAAATCCAGAAATAAGATTTCCAGGTTGCCTCCTCAGCGCGCTCTATACCAATAAAATCGGGTGCTGAGAGCTGTTGGGCCATCATTTCGCCCAGAGGAAAAAGGGCCTTTTCGAGTCCCACCAGAAAAAAGGTCAAACCCAGAACCACATACACACCCCCAATAAGCACGTTTTTAAGGTTGGGAAAAGGCTCTTTAAGCACAAAAAGCTGAAAAAACACCACCAACAAAGCAATGGGCGTTACATCCATCAGTGTATCCAGCAAACTGTTCAGAAAGTCCATGTGGTACAAATTAGTATGTGGAACAAAATGAACATCTCAGAACAAAATCAGCCCGTACAGCATAACAAACATCATAGGCGCAATTGAGGCGAAGGCAATCAATCCAAAACCATCTACCATAGGGCTTCTGCCGCGAATACTTG from Cryomorphaceae bacterium encodes the following:
- a CDS encoding DUF1538 domain-containing protein — its product is MDFLNSLLDTLMDVTPIALLVVFFQLFVLKEPFPNLKNVLIGGVYVVLGLTFFLVGLEKALFPLGEMMAQQLSAPDFIGIERAEEATWKSYFWIYIFAATIGFATSVAEPSLIAVAIKANQVSAGHIGRWGLRLSVASGVAVAMALGTFRIAVGIPAYYFILGGYVIVILQTIVTPKRLVALAYDSGGVTTSTVTVPIIVALGLGLSGAIPGRNPALDGFGLIAMACMFPIITTLGYIQFKHWTSTTTPKSN